One Littorina saxatilis isolate snail1 linkage group LG1, US_GU_Lsax_2.0, whole genome shotgun sequence genomic window carries:
- the LOC138947722 gene encoding dentin sialophosphoprotein-like isoform X14 — protein MLKLTLLCLLFVSLWAKVSPRSVKTFREEENTHELRTPKCTCKTDPEKEKNTGGKTDPEKEKNTGGKTDPEKEKNTGGKTDLEKEKNPGGKTDPEKEKNPGGKTDFEKEMNTGGKTYPEKEKNTVSKTDFEKEMNTGGKTYPEKEMNTGGKTDPEKEMNTGGKTELEKEKNTVSKTDFEKEKNTGGITDLEKEKNTGGKTELEKEKNTVGKTDLEKEKNTGGITDPEKEKNTGGKTDPEKEMNTGGKTYPEKEKNTGGKTDPEKEKNTGGKTDPEKEKNTGGKTDHEKEKNTGSKTDHEKETNTGSITDPEKETNTGGKTDPEKEKNTGSKTDHEKEKNTGSKTDHEKETNTGSITDPEKEKNTGSITDPDKEKNTGGKTDPDKEKNTGGKTDPDKEKNTGGKTDHEKKTNTGGKTDHEKKTNTGSITYPEKEKNTGGKTDHEKEKNTGGKTDPEKEKNTGGKTALEKEKNTGGKTDPEKEKNTGGKTDHEKETNTGSKTDHEKETNTGSITDPEKETNTGGKTDPEKEKNTGSITDPEKETNTGGKTDPDKEKNTGDKTDPDKEKNTEGKTDLEKEKNTEGKTDLEKEKNTGGITDPEKEKNTGGKTDPEEEKNTGGKTDPDKEENTGGKTDPEKETNTGSKTDLEKEKNTGGKTDLEKEKNTGGKTDNEKEKNTGGKTDPEKEKNTGGKTDPEKEKNTGGKTDPEKEKNTGGKTYPEKEKNTGGKTDHEKETNTGSKTDHEKEKNTGSITDPEKETNTGGKTDHEKETNTGSKTDHEKEKNTGSKTDHEKETNTGSKTDHEKEKNTGSKTDHEKEKNTGSKTNPEKEKNTGGKTDHEKETNTGSKTDHEKETNTGSITDPEKETNTGGKTDLEKEKNTGGKTDHEKEKNTGSITDPEKETKTGGKTDPDKEKNTGGKTDPEKEKNTGGKTDPEKEKNTGGKTDPEKEKNTGSKTDHEKKTNTGSITDPEKEKNTGGKTDPEKEKNTGGKTDPEKEKNTGGKTDPEKEKNTGGKTDPEKEKDPGGKTDHEKEKNPVGKTDPEKEKNTGGKTYPEKENNPGGKIYPEKETNTGVKTDHEKEKNPGGKTDLEKEKNTGGKTDLEKEKNTGGKTDPEKEKNTGGKTDPEKEKNTGEDFMRMNPESGVHSRDGCRARMNCATDKLPEGSDIVSVRLYHETASDQTRIHILLAEADDQSQMMFRDRVQLSNAGAFVSNNQAPVCPGTFFCMGTTTYFIYPVQEENLGKYMCETRVRKGSQTLLYVGWATLAFDKCCKACPYCSTQVGGVWADFGLWSPEPCKGCLQERRPERCLTKHCNGPEPIQRRRCSQDGVCDETDQIKIHTERVNADRCRVKIQCKVPPNVIVTSVQLFHVWGPKKAVKFTGLTDVDYTGNILLAEATAGVNGGRFTEMVFHPNGRVDPDIPSDTQLCSCTYNCREYYTYTFDTVNPANVGDYACVIHPRRGLDDFLFAARLGFADDCPRPSKETVREEECEYHCIDTYMVEGHEKYIEYYCHKLCEMDEEGKGARVGLKHVSRDLHTL, from the exons ATGCTGAAATTGACTTTACTATGTCTGCTTTTCGTTTCGCTTTGGGCTAAAGTTAGCCCTCGGagtgtgaaaacgtttagggaGGAAGAAAACACCCATGAGCTTAGAACGCCtaaatgtacatgtaaaactgaccccgagaaagaaaagaacactggaggtaaaactgaccccgagaaagaaaagaacactggaggtaaaactgaccccgagaaagaaaagaacactggaggtaaaactgacctcgagaaagaaaagaaccctggaggtaaaactgaccccgagaaagaaaagaaccctggaggtaaaactgacttcgagaaagaaatgaacactggaggtaaaacataccccgagaaagaaaagaacactgtAAGTAAAACTGACTTCGAGAAAGAAATgaacactggaggtaaaacATACCCCGAGAAAGAAATgaacactggaggtaaaacGGACCCCGAGAAAGAAATgaacactggaggtaaaactgagctcgagaaagaaaagaacactgtAAGTAAAACTGACttcgagaaagaaaagaacactggaGGTATAACTGACctcgagaaagaaaagaacactggaggtaaaactgagctcgagaaagaaaagaacactgtAGGTAAAACTGACctcgagaaagaaaagaacactggaggtataactgaccccgagaaagaaaagaacactggaggtaaaactgaccccgagaaagaaatgaacactggaggtaaaacataccccgagaaagaaaagaacactggaggtaaaactgaccccgagaaagaaaagaacactggaggtaaaactgaccccgagaaagaaaagaacactggaggtaaaactgaccatgagaaagaaaagaacactggaAGTAAAACTGACCATGAGAAAGAAACGAACACTGGAAGTATAACTGACCCCGAGAAAGAAACgaacactggaggtaaaactgaccccgagaaagaaaagaacactggaagtaaaactgaccatgagaaagaaaagaacactggaAGTAAAACTGACCATGAGAAAGAAACGAACACTGGAAGTATAACTGACcccgagaaagaaaagaacactggaAGTATAACTGACCCCgataaagaaaagaacactggaggtaaaactgaccccgataaagaaaagaacactggaggtaaaactgaccccgataaagaaaagaacactggaggtaaaactgaccatgagaaaaaaacgaacactggaggtaaaactgaccATGAGAAAAAAACGAACACTGGAAGTATAACTTACcccgagaaagaaaagaacactggaggtaaaactgaccatgagaaagaaaagaacactggaggtaaaactgaccccgagaaagaaaagaacactggaggtaaaactgccctcgagaaagaaaagaacactggaggtaaaactgaccccgagaaagaaaagaacactggaggtaaaactgaccATGAGAAAGAAACGAACACTGGAAGTAAAACTGACCATGAGAAAGAAACGAACACTGGAAGTATAACTGACCCCGAGAAAGAAACgaacactggaggtaaaactgaccccgagaaagaaaagaacactggaAGTATAACTGACCCCGAGAAAGAAACgaacactggaggtaaaactgaccccgataaagaaaagaacactggaGATAAAACTGACCCCgataaagaaaagaacactgAAGGTAAAACTGACctcgagaaagaaaagaacactgaAGGTAAAACTGACctcgagaaagaaaagaacactggaGGTATAACAGACcccgagaaagaaaagaacactggaggtaaaactgaccccgaggaagaaaagaacactggaggtaaaactgaccCCGATAAAGAAGAgaacactggaggtaaaactgaccCCGAGAAAGAAACGAACACTGGAAGTAAAACTGACctcgagaaagaaaagaacactggaggtaaaactgacctcgagaaagaaaagaacactggaggtaaaactgacaatgagaaagaaaagaacactggaggtaaaactgaccccgagaaagaaaagaacactggaggtaaaactgaccctgagaaagaaaagaacactggaggtaaaactgaccccgagaaagaaaagaacactggaggtaaaacataccccgagaaagaaaagaacactggaggtaaaactgaccATGAGAAAGAAACGAACACTGGAAGTAAAACTGACcatgagaaagaaaagaacactggaAGTATAACTGACCCCGAGAAAGAAACgaacactggaggtaaaactgaccATGAGAAAGAAACGAACACTGGAAGTAAAACTGACcatgagaaagaaaagaacactggaAGTAAAACTGACCATGAGAAAGAAACGAACACTGGAAGTAAAACTGACcatgagaaagaaaagaacactggaA gtaaaactgaccatgagaaagaaaagaacactggaAGTAAAACTAACcccgagaaagaaaagaacactggaggtaaaactgaccATGAGAAAGAAACGAACACTGGAAGTAAAACTGACCATGAGAAAGAAACGAACACTGGAAGTATAACTGACCCCGAGAAAGAAACgaacactggaggtaaaactgacctcgagaaagaaaagaacactggaggtaaaactgaccatgagaaagaaaagaacactggaAGTATAACTGACCCCGAGAAAGAAACGAAAactggaggtaaaactgaccccgataaagaaaagaacactggaggtaaaactgaccccgagaaagaaaagaacactggaggtaaaactgaccccgagaaagaaaagaacactggaggtaaaactgaccccgagaaagaaaagaacactggaAGTAAAACTGACCATGAGAAAAAAACGAACACTGGAAGTATAACTGACcccgagaaagaaaagaacactggaggtaaaactgaccccgagaaagaaaagaacactggaggtaaaactgaccccgagaaagaaaagaacactggaggtaaaactgaccccgaaaaagaaaagaacactggaggtaaaactgaccCCGAGAAAGAAAAGGACCctggaggtaaaactgaccatgagaaagaaaagaaccctgtaggtaaaactgaccccgagaaagaaaagaacactggaggtaaaacATACCCCGAGAAAGAAAATAACCCTGGAGGTAAAATATACCCCGAGAAAGAAACGAACACTGGAGTTAAAACTGACcatgagaaagaaaagaaccctggaggtaaaactgacctcgagaaagaaaagaacactggaggtaaaactgacctcgagaaagaaaagaacactggaggtaaaactgaccccgagaaagaaaagaacactggaggtaaaactgaccccgagaaagaaaagaacactggag AAGACTTCATGAGAATGAACCCAGAAAGTGGCGTTCACAGTCGCGATGGCTGTCGTGCCAGAATGAACTGTGCTACGGACAAACTGCCAGAGGGTTCGGACATTGTGTCCGTCAGACTGTACCACGAGACGGCGAGTGACCAGACCAGGATCCACATACTTCTGGCCGAGGCAGATGACCAGTCCCAGATGATGTTTCGTGACCGTGTCCAGTTGTCCAACGCCGGGGCTTTTGTTTCTAACAACCAGGCGCCAGTGTGTCCGGGGACGTTTTTCTGTATGGGTACCACAACCTACTTCATTTACCCG GTCCAAGAGGAGAACCTAGGTAAATATATGTGCGAGACGCGCGTGAGGAAAGGGAGCCAGACGTTGCTCTACGTGGGTTGGGCTACCCTCGCTTTTGATAAATGCTGTAAAGCCTGCCCCTACTGCAGCACGCAAg TGGGCGGGGTGTGGGCCGATTTTGGTCTCTGGTCACCGGAGCCGTGCAAGGGATGTTTACAGGAGCGTCGACCCGAACGTTGTCTGACCAAACACTGCAATGGCCCTGAACCCATCCAGAGACGTCGCTGCTCTCAGGACGGTGTGTGCGACGAGACAG ATCAGATCAAAATCCACACGGAACGTGTCAACGCGGATCGTTGTCGCGTAAAGATACAGTGCAAGGTTCCTCCAAATGTCATCGTGACATCTGTGCAACTGTTTCACGTGTGGGGGCCCAAGAAGGCTGTCAAGTTCACAGGCTTAACGGATGTAGATTACACGGGGAACATTCTTCTAGCGGAGGCGACGGCGGGGGTCAACGGAGGAAG ATTCACAGAGATGGTTTTTCATCCTAACGGGAGAGTCGACCCGGACATTCCCAGCGATACTCAACTGTGTTCCTGCACGTACAACTGCAGGGAATACTACACCTACACTTTTGACACT gTCAACCCGGCCAATGTAGGTGATTATGCATGCGTCATACACCCGAGACGGGGCCTTGATGACTTCCTCTTCGCGGCCAGGCTGGGTTTCGCTGACGACTGCCCAAGGCCAAGCAAAG AAACTGTCAGGGAGGAGGAATGCGAATATCACTGCATTGAC ACATACATGGTGGAAGGCCACGAGAAGTACATCGAGTACTACTGCCACAAACTTTGCGAGATGGACGAGGAGGGCAAAGGAGCTAGGGTTGGCCTGAAACATGTGTCTCGCGATCTGCACACATTATAA
- the LOC138947722 gene encoding dentin sialophosphoprotein-like isoform X16, which produces MLKLTLLCLLFVSLWAKVSPRSVKTFREEENTHELRTPKCTCKTDPEKEKNTGGKTDPEKEKNTGGKTDPEKEKNTGGKTDLEKEKNPGGKTDPEKEKNPGGKTDFEKEMNTGGKTYPEKEKNTVSKTDFEKEMNTGGKTYPEKEMNTGGKTDPEKEMNTGGKTELEKEKNTVSKTDFEKEKNTGGITDLEKEKNTGGKTELEKEKNTVGKTDLEKEKNTGGITDPEKEKNTGGKTDPEKEMNTGGKTYPEKEKNTGGKTDPEKEKNTGGKTDPEKEKNTGGKTDHEKEKNTGSKTDHEKETNTGSITDPEKETNTGGKTDPEKEKNTGSKTDHEKEKNTGSKTDHEKETNTGSITDPEKEKNTGSITDPDKEKNTGGKTDPDKEKNTGGKTDPDKEKNTGGKTDPEKEKNTGGKTDHEKETNTGSKTDHEKETNTGSITDPEKETNTGGKTDPEKEKNTGSITDPEKETNTGGKTDPDKEKNTGDKTDPDKEKNTEGKTDLEKEKNTEGKTDLEKEKNTGGITDPEKEKNTGGKTDPEEEKNTGGKTDPDKEENTGGKTDPEKETNTGSKTDLEKEKNTGGKTDLEKEKNTGGKTDNEKEKNTGGKTDPEKEKNTGGKTDPEKEKNTGGKTDPEKEKNTGGKTYPEKEKNTGGKTDHEKETNTGSKTDHEKEKNTGSITDPEKETNTGGKTDHEKETNTGSKTDHEKEKNTGSKTDHEKETNTGSKTDHEKEKNTGSITDPEKETNTGGKIDPDKEKNTGGKTDHEKNPNTGGKTDHEKKTNTESITYPEKEKNTGGKTDHEKEKNTGSKTNPEKEKNTGGKTDHEKETNTGSKTDHEKETNTGSITDPEKETNTGGKTDLEKEKNTGGKTDHEKEKNTGSITDPEKETKTGGKTDPDKEKNTGGKTDPEKEKNTGGKTDPEKEKNTGGKTDPEKEKNTGSKTDHEKKTNTGSITDPEKEKNTGGKTDPEKEKNTGGKTDPEKEKNTGGKTDPEKEKNTGGKTDPEKEKDPGGKTDHEKEKNPVGKTDPEKEKNTGGKTYPEKENNPGGKIYPEKETNTGVKTDHEKEKNPGGKTDLEKEKNTGGKTDLEKEKNTGGKTDPEKEKNTGGKTDPEKEKNTGEDFMRMNPESGVHSRDGCRARMNCATDKLPEGSDIVSVRLYHETASDQTRIHILLAEADDQSQMMFRDRVQLSNAGAFVSNNQAPVCPGTFFCMGTTTYFIYPVQEENLGKYMCETRVRKGSQTLLYVGWATLAFDKCCKACPYCSTQVGGVWADFGLWSPEPCKGCLQERRPERCLTKHCNGPEPIQRRRCSQDGVCDETDQIKIHTERVNADRCRVKIQCKVPPNVIVTSVQLFHVWGPKKAVKFTGLTDVDYTGNILLAEATAGVNGGRFTEMVFHPNGRVDPDIPSDTQLCSCTYNCREYYTYTFDTVNPANVGDYACVIHPRRGLDDFLFAARLGFADDCPRPSKETVREEECEYHCIDTYMVEGHEKYIEYYCHKLCEMDEEGKGARVGLKHVSRDLHTL; this is translated from the exons ATGCTGAAATTGACTTTACTATGTCTGCTTTTCGTTTCGCTTTGGGCTAAAGTTAGCCCTCGGagtgtgaaaacgtttagggaGGAAGAAAACACCCATGAGCTTAGAACGCCtaaatgtacatgtaaaactgaccccgagaaagaaaagaacactggaggtaaaactgaccccgagaaagaaaagaacactggaggtaaaactgaccccgagaaagaaaagaacactggaggtaaaactgacctcgagaaagaaaagaaccctggaggtaaaactgaccccgagaaagaaaagaaccctggaggtaaaactgacttcgagaaagaaatgaacactggaggtaaaacataccccgagaaagaaaagaacactgtAAGTAAAACTGACTTCGAGAAAGAAATgaacactggaggtaaaacATACCCCGAGAAAGAAATgaacactggaggtaaaacGGACCCCGAGAAAGAAATgaacactggaggtaaaactgagctcgagaaagaaaagaacactgtAAGTAAAACTGACttcgagaaagaaaagaacactggaGGTATAACTGACctcgagaaagaaaagaacactggaggtaaaactgagctcgagaaagaaaagaacactgtAGGTAAAACTGACctcgagaaagaaaagaacactggaggtataactgaccccgagaaagaaaagaacactggaggtaaaactgaccccgagaaagaaatgaacactggaggtaaaacataccccgagaaagaaaagaacactggaggtaaaactgaccccgagaaagaaaagaacactggaggtaaaactgaccccgagaaagaaaagaacactggaggtaaaactgaccatgagaaagaaaagaacactggaAGTAAAACTGACCATGAGAAAGAAACGAACACTGGAAGTATAACTGACCCCGAGAAAGAAACgaacactggaggtaaaactgaccccgagaaagaaaagaacactggaagtaaaactgaccatgagaaagaaaagaacactggaAGTAAAACTGACCATGAGAAAGAAACGAACACTGGAAGTATAACTGACcccgagaaagaaaagaacactggaAGTATAACTGACCCCgataaagaaaagaacactggaggtaaaactgaccccgataaagaaaagaacactggaggtaaaactgaccccgataaagaaaagaacactggag gtaaaactgaccccgagaaagaaaagaacactggaggtaaaactgaccATGAGAAAGAAACGAACACTGGAAGTAAAACTGACCATGAGAAAGAAACGAACACTGGAAGTATAACTGACCCCGAGAAAGAAACgaacactggaggtaaaactgaccccgagaaagaaaagaacactggaAGTATAACTGACCCCGAGAAAGAAACgaacactggaggtaaaactgaccccgataaagaaaagaacactggaGATAAAACTGACCCCgataaagaaaagaacactgAAGGTAAAACTGACctcgagaaagaaaagaacactgaAGGTAAAACTGACctcgagaaagaaaagaacactggaGGTATAACAGACcccgagaaagaaaagaacactggaggtaaaactgaccccgaggaagaaaagaacactggaggtaaaactgaccCCGATAAAGAAGAgaacactggaggtaaaactgaccCCGAGAAAGAAACGAACACTGGAAGTAAAACTGACctcgagaaagaaaagaacactggaggtaaaactgacctcgagaaagaaaagaacactggaggtaaaactgacaatgagaaagaaaagaacactggaggtaaaactgaccccgagaaagaaaagaacactggaggtaaaactgaccctgagaaagaaaagaacactggaggtaaaactgaccccgagaaagaaaagaacactggaggtaaaacataccccgagaaagaaaagaacactggaggtaaaactgaccATGAGAAAGAAACGAACACTGGAAGTAAAACTGACcatgagaaagaaaagaacactggaAGTATAACTGACCCCGAGAAAGAAACgaacactggaggtaaaactgaccATGAGAAAGAAACGAACACTGGAAGTAAAACTGACcatgagaaagaaaagaacactggaAGTAAAACTGACCATGAGAAAGAAACGAACACTGGAAGTAAAACTGACcatgagaaagaaaagaacactggaAGTATAACTGACCCTGAGAAAGAAACGAACACTGGAGGTAAAATTGACCCCgataaagaaaagaacactggaggtaaaactgaccATGAAAAAAACCCgaacactggaggtaaaactgaccatgagaaaaaaacaaacactgaaAGTATAACTTACcccgagaaagaaaagaacactggaggtaaaactgaccatgagaaagaaaagaacactggaAGTAAAACTAACcccgagaaagaaaagaacactggaggtaaaactgaccATGAGAAAGAAACGAACACTGGAAGTAAAACTGACCATGAGAAAGAAACGAACACTGGAAGTATAACTGACCCCGAGAAAGAAACgaacactggaggtaaaactgacctcgagaaagaaaagaacactggaggtaaaactgaccatgagaaagaaaagaacactggaAGTATAACTGACCCCGAGAAAGAAACGAAAactggaggtaaaactgaccccgataaagaaaagaacactggaggtaaaactgaccccgagaaagaaaagaacactggaggtaaaactgaccccgagaaagaaaagaacactggaggtaaaactgaccccgagaaagaaaagaacactggaAGTAAAACTGACCATGAGAAAAAAACGAACACTGGAAGTATAACTGACcccgagaaagaaaagaacactggaggtaaaactgaccccgagaaagaaaagaacactggaggtaaaactgaccccgagaaagaaaagaacactggaggtaaaactgaccccgaaaaagaaaagaacactggaggtaaaactgaccCCGAGAAAGAAAAGGACCctggaggtaaaactgaccatgagaaagaaaagaaccctgtaggtaaaactgaccccgagaaagaaaagaacactggaggtaaaacATACCCCGAGAAAGAAAATAACCCTGGAGGTAAAATATACCCCGAGAAAGAAACGAACACTGGAGTTAAAACTGACcatgagaaagaaaagaaccctggaggtaaaactgacctcgagaaagaaaagaacactggaggtaaaactgacctcgagaaagaaaagaacactggaggtaaaactgaccccgagaaagaaaagaacactggaggtaaaactgaccccgagaaagaaaagaacactggag AAGACTTCATGAGAATGAACCCAGAAAGTGGCGTTCACAGTCGCGATGGCTGTCGTGCCAGAATGAACTGTGCTACGGACAAACTGCCAGAGGGTTCGGACATTGTGTCCGTCAGACTGTACCACGAGACGGCGAGTGACCAGACCAGGATCCACATACTTCTGGCCGAGGCAGATGACCAGTCCCAGATGATGTTTCGTGACCGTGTCCAGTTGTCCAACGCCGGGGCTTTTGTTTCTAACAACCAGGCGCCAGTGTGTCCGGGGACGTTTTTCTGTATGGGTACCACAACCTACTTCATTTACCCG GTCCAAGAGGAGAACCTAGGTAAATATATGTGCGAGACGCGCGTGAGGAAAGGGAGCCAGACGTTGCTCTACGTGGGTTGGGCTACCCTCGCTTTTGATAAATGCTGTAAAGCCTGCCCCTACTGCAGCACGCAAg TGGGCGGGGTGTGGGCCGATTTTGGTCTCTGGTCACCGGAGCCGTGCAAGGGATGTTTACAGGAGCGTCGACCCGAACGTTGTCTGACCAAACACTGCAATGGCCCTGAACCCATCCAGAGACGTCGCTGCTCTCAGGACGGTGTGTGCGACGAGACAG ATCAGATCAAAATCCACACGGAACGTGTCAACGCGGATCGTTGTCGCGTAAAGATACAGTGCAAGGTTCCTCCAAATGTCATCGTGACATCTGTGCAACTGTTTCACGTGTGGGGGCCCAAGAAGGCTGTCAAGTTCACAGGCTTAACGGATGTAGATTACACGGGGAACATTCTTCTAGCGGAGGCGACGGCGGGGGTCAACGGAGGAAG ATTCACAGAGATGGTTTTTCATCCTAACGGGAGAGTCGACCCGGACATTCCCAGCGATACTCAACTGTGTTCCTGCACGTACAACTGCAGGGAATACTACACCTACACTTTTGACACT gTCAACCCGGCCAATGTAGGTGATTATGCATGCGTCATACACCCGAGACGGGGCCTTGATGACTTCCTCTTCGCGGCCAGGCTGGGTTTCGCTGACGACTGCCCAAGGCCAAGCAAAG AAACTGTCAGGGAGGAGGAATGCGAATATCACTGCATTGAC ACATACATGGTGGAAGGCCACGAGAAGTACATCGAGTACTACTGCCACAAACTTTGCGAGATGGACGAGGAGGGCAAAGGAGCTAGGGTTGGCCTGAAACATGTGTCTCGCGATCTGCACACATTATAA